One window of Dermacentor albipictus isolate Rhodes 1998 colony unplaced genomic scaffold, USDA_Dalb.pri_finalv2 scaffold_14, whole genome shotgun sequence genomic DNA carries:
- the LOC135914740 gene encoding protein-lysine 6-oxidase-like, which yields MMAIIRHYHSMEVFAHYDVLDAAGQRVAEGHKASFCLEDNLCQPGVDKRYNCVNYGDQGISVGCTDTYAHNIDCQWVDMTDVPHGHYTLRVSINPEYKLAEMSYDNNAAVCDLTYTQTYAAVTNCTLGRP from the exons atgatggcgataatcag GCATTACCACTCAATGGAAGTGTTCGCTCACTACGACGTGCTGGACGCTGCCGGACAGCGCGTGGCCGAGGGCCATAAGGCAAGCTTCTGCCTAGAGGACAACCTGTGCCAGCCCGGAGTGGACAAGCGCTACAACTGCGTAAACTACGGCGACCAGGGAATCTCTGTCGGCTGCACCGACACCTACGCGCACAACATCGACTGCCAGTGGGTCGACATGACCGACGTGCCACATGGACACTACACTCTCAGG GTGTCCATCAACCCGGAATACAAGCTGGCTGAGATGAGCTACGACAATAACGCTGCCGTATGCGACCTCACCTACACGCAGACCTACGCTGCCGTCACAAACTGCACTCTTGGAAGGCCGTGA